The following proteins are co-located in the Triticum aestivum cultivar Chinese Spring chromosome 1A, IWGSC CS RefSeq v2.1, whole genome shotgun sequence genome:
- the LOC123137202 gene encoding cell division control protein 48 homolog E-like, with the protein MASQGDASGKKDYSTAILERKKSPNRLVVDEATNDENSTVALHPDTMDSLELFHGDIVLLKGKKRKDTVCILLPDDTCDKTKVRMNKVVRKNLRVRLGDVVSVHQCPDVKYGKRVHVLPVDDTVQGIAGNLFDAFLRPYFLEAYRPLRKWDLFLVRGGMTSMEFKVVETDPAEYCIVASDTEIFCDGEPVKREDEERLDEVGYDDVGGVRKQMAQIRELVELPLRHPQLFKCIGVKPPKGILLYGPPGTSKTLIARAVANETGAFFFLINGPEIMSKMAGESESNLRKAFEEAEKNAPAIIFIDEIDSIAPKRDKTNGEVERRIVSQLLTLMDGLKSRAHVIVMGATNRPNSIDPALRRFGRFDWEIDIGVPDEVGRLEVLRIHTKNMKLAEDVELEHVSRDTHGYVGADLAALCTEAALQCIREKMDVIDLEDDTIDAEILNSMAVTNDHFKIALGTSNPSALRETVVEVPNVSWEDVGGLEGVKRELQETVQYPVEYPEKFEKFGMSPSKGVLFYGPPGCGKTLLAKAIANECQANFISIKGPELLTMWFGESEANVREIFDKARQSAPCVLFFDELDSIATQRGNSVGDAGGAADRVLNQLLTEMDGMNAKKTVFIIGATNRPDIIDPALLRPGRLDQLIYIPLPDXESRLQIFRACLRKSPVAKDVDLNALAKYTQGFSGADITEICQRACKYAIRENIEKDMEKERRLKENPEAMEEDEVDEIKAAHFEESMRYARRSVSDADIRKYQAFAQTLQQSRGFGTEFRFADQPAAGTTSATDPFASSTTAAEEDDLYS; encoded by the exons ATGGCGAGCCAGGGCGACGCGAGCGGGAAGAAGGACTACTCCACGGCGATCCTGGAGAGGAAGAAGTCGCCGAACCGGCTGGTGGTCGACGAGGCGACCAACGACGAGAACTCCACCGTCGCCCTGCACCCGGACACCATGGACAGCCTCGAGCTCTTCCACGGCGACATCGTCCTGCTCAAGGGCAAGAAGCGGAAGGACACGGTCTGCATTCTGCTCCCAGACGACACGTGCGACAAGACCAAGGTCCGGATGAACAAGGTCGTCAGGAAGAACCTGAGGGTCCGGCTCGGCGACGTCGTCTCCGTCCATCAGTGCCCGGACGTCAAGTACGGGAAGCGCGTGCACGTACTCCCCGTCGACGACACCGTCCAAGGGATCGCCGGAAACCTGTTCGACGCCTTCCTGAGACCCTACTTCCTCGAGGCCTATCGTCCCCTCAGGAAATGGGACCTATTCCTGGTGAGGGGCGGCATGACGAGCATGGAGTTCAAGGTTGTGGAGACCGACCCTGCCGAGTACTGCATCGTCGCCTCTGACACGGAGATATTCTGTGACGGCGAGCCTGTCAAGCGGGAGGATGAGGAGAGGCTCGACGAGGTCGGCTACGACGATGTCGGCGGAGTCAGGAAGCAGATGGCCCAGATCAGGGAGCTGGTCGAGCTCCCACTGCGCCACCCTCAGCTGTTCAAATGCATCGGTGTGAAGCCTCCAAAGGGCATCTTGCTGTATGGGCCACCTGGGACCAGCAAGACCCTCATTGCCAGAGCGGTGGCTAATGAAACAGGTGCCTTCTTCTTCCTGATCAATGGTCCGGAGATCATGTCGAAGATGGCCGGAGAGAGCGAGAGCAACCTCAGGAAGGCGTTTGAAGAGGCCGAGAAGAATGCGCCGGCCATCATCTTCATCGATGAGATTGATTCCATAGCACCAAAGAGAGACAAGACCAACGGAGAAGTCGAAAGGCGGATCGTCTCGCAGCTGCTCACTCTCATGGACGGGCTCAAGTCCCGCGCACATGTTATTGTCATGGGTGCTACCAACCGCCCGAACAGCATCGACCCTGCTCTCAGAAGGTTTGGGAGGTTTGACTGGGAGATCGACATTGGAGTCCCCGATGAAGTTGGGCGGCTTGAGGTTCTCCGGATTCACACCAAAAACATGAAGCTAGCTGAAGATGTTGAGCTGGAGCATGTCTCGAGGGACACTCATGGGTATGTCGGCGCTGATCTCGCCGCCCTATGTACCGAGGCTGCTCTTCAGTGCATTCGCGAGAAGATGGATGTTATCGACCTCGAGGATGACACCATTGATGCTGAGATACTGAATTCTATGGCTGTCACCAACGACCACTTCAAGATTGCACTGGGGACAAGCAACCCTTCCGCCCTTCGTGAAACTGTAGTGGAAGTTCCAAATGTCTCTTGGGAAGATGTTGGCGGTCTGGAGGGTGTCAAAAGGGAGCTGCAGGAGACCGTCCAGTATCCGGTGGAGTACCCAGAGAAGTTTGAGAAGTTTGGCATGTCTCCCTCCAAAGGTGTTCTGTTCTATGGCCCTCCGGGCTGCGGCAAGACCTTGTTGGCCAAGGCGATTGCTAACGAGTGCCAGGCTAACTTCATCAGCATCAAAGGACCGGAGCTGCTTACCATGTGGTTTGGCGAGAGCGAGGCCAATGTGCGTGAGATTTTCGATAAGGCAAGGCAGTCGGCACCATGTGTCCTCTTTTTCGATGAGCTCGACTCGATTGCCACCCAGAGAGGAAACAGTGTCGGTGACGCCGGAGGTGCCGCTGATAGGGTGCTGAATCAGCTTCTTACCGAGATGGACGGAATGAATGCCAAGAAAACCGTGTTCATCATCGGTGCCACCAACAGGCCAGACATCATAGATCCTGCCTTGCTGAGGCCGGGGCGCCTTGATCAGCTTATCTACATTCCTCTGCCTGAC NTTGAATCCAGACTCCAGATCTTCAGGGCCTGCCTCAGGAAGTCTCCTGTGGCCAAGGACGTCGACCTGAATGCACTCGCTAAATACACGCAAGGGTTCAGCGGCGCAGACATCACGGAAATCTGCCAGCGTGCGTGCAAATACGCCATCAGAGAGAACATTGAGAAGGACATGGAAAAGGAGAGGCGGCTGAAGGAAAACCCTGAAGCCATGGAGGAAGACGAGGTGGACGAGATCAAGGCTGCTCACTTCGAGGAGAGCATGAGGTATGCACGCCGGAGTGTGAGCGATGCTGATATTCGCAAATACCAGGCCTTTGCTCAGACGCTGCAGCAGTCCCGTGGTTTTGGCACCGAGTTCCGGTTCGCTGATCAGCCGGCGGCAGGAACTACCTCTGCGACAGATCCTTTCGCATCCTCTACCACAGCAGCTGAAGAAGATGATCTGTATAGTTAA